One stretch of Amycolatopsis tolypomycina DNA includes these proteins:
- a CDS encoding tannase/feruloyl esterase family alpha/beta hydrolase, protein MRGWLAWVLAGALTAALPATASAAAGRCAVAVPGAQQQVVACLDDLTTTGTLASGHTVEADWAGLTSAGLPTFGAVPGVQVDGYFPDSSTANTNHGWNHDAQFVLRLPDRWNGGLVVAGSPGVRRQYANDRAIGDQALAEGYAFAATDKGNTGAAFFTDGVRPGDALAEWNSRVTQLTLAARAAAARHYGRPVTRTLAAGLSNGGYLVRWQLENRPWLYDGGVDWEGTLWRADGPNLLTFLPPALRAYPAYAAGSAAAHQSILDAGFAPGSEFLWDYHYRVYWDLTQRIYREEVDPSFDGSLEAGTPFCASGTPACDADYAYVTRPPSVARAVDRISLTGRIGKPLLTLHGTLDTLLPITRDSDVYDRMIRDAGRGALHRYYRIEGGNHVDGLVDAFPDRLRPLGPCFRTAFDALGGWLRGVRPPASATIARPAGATPAELATTCDLVSRP, encoded by the coding sequence GTGCGGGGTTGGCTGGCTTGGGTTCTGGCGGGCGCGCTCACGGCGGCGCTGCCCGCGACGGCGTCGGCTGCGGCCGGGCGCTGCGCGGTGGCCGTGCCCGGGGCGCAACAGCAGGTCGTCGCGTGCCTGGACGACCTGACGACGACCGGCACGCTCGCGTCCGGGCACACCGTCGAGGCCGACTGGGCCGGGCTGACGTCGGCCGGGCTGCCCACGTTCGGCGCGGTGCCCGGCGTCCAGGTCGACGGCTACTTCCCGGACTCCTCGACGGCGAACACCAACCACGGCTGGAACCACGACGCGCAGTTCGTGCTGCGGCTGCCGGACCGGTGGAACGGCGGCCTGGTCGTCGCCGGCTCGCCCGGCGTGCGGCGGCAGTACGCGAACGACCGCGCCATCGGTGACCAGGCGCTCGCCGAAGGCTACGCGTTCGCCGCGACCGACAAGGGCAACACCGGCGCGGCGTTCTTCACCGACGGCGTCCGCCCGGGCGACGCGCTCGCGGAGTGGAACTCGCGTGTCACGCAGCTGACGCTCGCCGCCCGCGCCGCCGCGGCCCGGCACTACGGCCGTCCGGTCACCAGGACCCTCGCCGCCGGGCTGTCCAACGGCGGGTACCTCGTGCGGTGGCAGCTGGAGAACCGGCCGTGGCTCTACGACGGCGGTGTCGACTGGGAAGGGACGCTGTGGCGGGCGGACGGGCCGAACCTGCTCACGTTCCTGCCGCCGGCCCTGCGCGCCTACCCGGCGTACGCGGCGGGGTCCGCGGCGGCACACCAGTCCATTTTGGACGCCGGGTTCGCGCCGGGGTCGGAGTTCCTGTGGGACTACCACTACCGCGTCTACTGGGACCTGACCCAGCGGATCTACCGCGAAGAGGTCGACCCGTCCTTCGACGGCTCACTCGAGGCGGGCACTCCGTTCTGCGCCAGTGGGACGCCGGCCTGCGACGCCGACTACGCCTACGTCACACGGCCGCCTTCGGTGGCGCGGGCCGTGGACCGGATCTCCCTGACCGGGCGGATCGGCAAGCCGCTGCTGACCCTGCACGGCACCCTCGACACGCTGCTGCCGATCACGCGCGACTCCGACGTCTACGACCGGATGATCCGCGACGCGGGGCGCGGGGCGCTGCACCGGTACTACCGGATCGAGGGCGGCAACCACGTCGACGGGCTCGTCGACGCCTTCCCGGACCGCCTGCGCCCGCTCGGCCCGTGCTTCCGGACGGCGTTCGACGCGCTCGGCGGGTGGCTGCGCGGGGTGCGCCCGCCGGCCTCGGCGACGATCGCCCGCCCCGCCGGGGCGACCCCGGCGGAGCTGGCGACGACGTGCGACCTGGTCAGTCGCCCTTGA
- a CDS encoding extracellular catalytic domain type 1 short-chain-length polyhydroxyalkanoate depolymerase, producing MRKLAFAGLAAITAAVLTTVGVAAADPPPSSLVQISSFGANPGALAMYTYTPAGLATGRPVVVALHGCTQSAADYYAHSGWPELADRWRFAVVFPQQSTANNSLKCFNWFSTADDTRGNGEAASIRSMVDKAVADHGSDRSRVFVTGLSAGGGMTADLLAAYPDVFAAGGINAGLPAQCATSVVEATNCQQNDQGLTPAQWAAKVKAQYPGYGGPWPRVAIWQGTADYTVYPVNGTELRDQWTAVHGVSQTPTSTQSLPGGTTLTNYAGKVQLYSIAGMGHGTAVDPGTGTTQCGSTGAYFLAGICSSYYTGVFFGLDNGSGTTTPPTTTSSPSGVCVSASNYAHTQAGRAHQSGGQTYANGSNQAMGLWNTFTVHALRETSPGYWVLADGQC from the coding sequence ATGCGCAAGCTCGCCTTCGCGGGACTCGCCGCGATCACCGCGGCCGTGCTCACCACCGTCGGAGTGGCGGCCGCCGATCCGCCGCCGTCGTCCCTCGTGCAGATCTCCTCCTTCGGCGCCAACCCGGGCGCGCTGGCGATGTACACCTACACCCCGGCCGGGCTCGCGACCGGCCGTCCGGTGGTCGTCGCGCTGCACGGCTGCACGCAGAGCGCCGCGGACTACTACGCCCATTCGGGCTGGCCCGAGCTGGCCGACCGCTGGCGGTTCGCGGTCGTGTTCCCCCAGCAGTCCACCGCGAACAACTCGCTGAAGTGCTTCAACTGGTTCTCCACAGCCGACGACACCCGCGGCAACGGCGAGGCCGCGTCGATCAGGTCGATGGTGGACAAGGCGGTCGCCGACCACGGCTCGGACCGCTCCCGCGTGTTCGTCACGGGCTTGTCGGCCGGCGGCGGGATGACCGCCGACCTGCTCGCGGCGTACCCGGACGTCTTCGCCGCGGGCGGCATCAACGCCGGGCTACCGGCCCAGTGCGCGACAAGCGTCGTCGAAGCGACGAACTGCCAGCAGAACGACCAGGGCCTGACACCGGCCCAGTGGGCAGCGAAGGTGAAGGCGCAGTACCCCGGCTACGGCGGCCCGTGGCCGCGCGTCGCGATCTGGCAGGGCACGGCCGACTACACGGTTTATCCGGTCAACGGCACCGAGCTGCGCGACCAGTGGACCGCGGTGCACGGCGTCTCCCAGACCCCGACGAGCACGCAGTCCCTGCCCGGCGGCACGACGCTGACGAACTACGCCGGCAAGGTGCAGCTGTATTCGATCGCGGGCATGGGTCACGGCACGGCGGTCGACCCGGGCACCGGCACCACGCAGTGCGGCAGCACCGGCGCGTACTTCCTCGCCGGCATCTGTTCCAGCTACTACACGGGCGTGTTCTTCGGGCTGGACAACGGTTCCGGCACCACCACGCCACCGACGACGACCAGTTCTCCGTCCGGAGTGTGCGTGAGCGCGAGCAACTACGCGCACACGCAGGCGGGCCGCGCGCACCAGAGCGGCGGGCAGACGTACGCGAACGGTTCGAACCAGGCCATGGGGCTGTGGAACACCTTCACGGTCCACGCGCTGCGGGAGACGTCCCCGGGGTACTGGGTCCTCGCCGACGGGCAGTGCTAG
- the ltrA gene encoding group II intron reverse transcriptase/maturase gives MPEEASPVNIGDLLLVPFTAGQRVLGMQTKLHRWAAADPGRRFDDLYNLVADPAFLVTAWERVSGNTGARSAGVDRRTVRSITESKLGVVGLLEEIRADLKARAFRPLPVRERHIPRTGGKTRRLGIPTVTDRVVQASLKLVLEPIFETGFRDSSYGFRPRRRAQDAVEEIRHYAQQGYEWVFEGDIAACFDEIDHTALLGLVRKRIKDKRILELIKAFLRAGILSEDDADRDTHSGTPQGGILSPLLANITLSELDDYFHQIWENHRNSWTRARHRQRGGATFRLTRYADDFVVLVNGTRDHAEKLWDEIGAILDRIGLRLAPEKTQIVHIDEGFDFLGFRIQRHTQYGSDRKLIYTYPSKKSMTSIKRKVKAATKRITHQDADRLFRQLGTMTRGWAQYFRHSSSSKAYHHLQHYLWWRVWEWLKNKHPRTSRRWIIRRYYNRRWPEYNSVALWQPATMTIQRYRYRGHRIPTPWDKPGVSPA, from the coding sequence ATGCCAGAAGAAGCCTCACCGGTGAACATCGGTGATCTGCTGTTGGTGCCGTTCACCGCAGGGCAGCGGGTACTGGGAATGCAAACGAAGCTGCACCGTTGGGCGGCGGCCGATCCCGGCCGCCGGTTTGATGATCTCTATAACCTCGTGGCCGACCCCGCATTCCTCGTCACGGCGTGGGAACGGGTGTCGGGGAACACCGGAGCACGCAGCGCGGGTGTCGATCGGCGGACTGTCCGCTCGATCACCGAATCGAAGCTGGGTGTTGTCGGGTTGTTGGAGGAAATCCGGGCTGATCTGAAGGCTCGGGCGTTCCGTCCGCTCCCGGTCCGGGAACGGCACATTCCCAGAACCGGCGGGAAGACGCGCCGGCTGGGGATACCGACCGTGACCGATCGGGTCGTTCAAGCCTCGCTGAAGCTGGTCCTGGAACCGATCTTCGAGACCGGGTTCCGGGACTCCAGTTATGGTTTCCGGCCCAGACGCCGGGCCCAGGACGCCGTCGAGGAGATCCGCCACTATGCCCAGCAGGGCTATGAGTGGGTCTTCGAGGGCGACATCGCCGCCTGTTTCGACGAGATCGACCACACCGCCCTGCTCGGGCTGGTGCGGAAACGGATCAAGGACAAGCGGATCCTGGAGCTGATCAAGGCGTTCCTGCGCGCGGGAATCCTCAGCGAGGACGACGCCGACCGGGACACCCATTCCGGAACCCCTCAGGGCGGCATTCTGTCGCCGCTGCTGGCCAACATCACTCTCTCCGAACTGGACGACTATTTCCACCAGATCTGGGAGAACCACAGGAACTCCTGGACCCGGGCGCGCCATCGCCAACGCGGCGGCGCAACATTCCGGCTGACCCGTTATGCCGACGACTTCGTCGTCCTGGTCAACGGAACCCGAGACCACGCGGAGAAACTATGGGATGAGATCGGTGCGATCCTGGACCGGATCGGGCTTCGGCTCGCCCCGGAAAAGACACAGATCGTGCACATCGACGAGGGATTCGACTTCCTGGGATTCCGCATCCAGCGGCACACTCAATACGGAAGCGACCGGAAACTGATCTACACCTATCCGTCGAAGAAGTCGATGACTTCCATCAAACGGAAGGTGAAGGCAGCGACCAAGCGGATCACCCATCAGGACGCGGACCGACTGTTCCGGCAACTCGGGACGATGACCCGCGGATGGGCCCAGTACTTCCGGCACAGTTCCTCCAGCAAGGCCTACCACCATCTCCAGCACTACCTGTGGTGGCGGGTCTGGGAATGGCTGAAGAACAAACACCCCCGCACCAGCAGACGGTGGATCATCCGCCGCTACTACAACCGGCGGTGGCCGGAATACAACAGTGTCGCACTCTGGCAACCCGCCACGATGACCATTCAGCGTTATCGCTACCGGGGCCACCGGATACCGACACCATGGGACAAACCAGGCGTCTCGCCTGCCTGA
- a CDS encoding helix-turn-helix domain-containing protein codes for MTAVTAPSDALRRLLDLLASGASTEQLAHVVVAARAEGALDAADLAALASAGELALRIRETLAEHRRREAQLTALFETASELAALSDPDTVLRSIVRRARALLGVDVSYLSLNNEAEGKTYIRVSDGSVSAEFQQIVLGMGEGLGGLVAQTARPYATSDYFNDDRFKHTRHIDSGVEDEGLTAILGVPLAIGPKVLGVLFASDRATREFSADEVALLSSLADHAAIALDSANLLDQTRRAVAELNEANATMERAEDAHDRLTDLVLRGGDLPDVADAVAGVLHGNLTVYDADGTLLASSAEPVALDPDALAAARASGRAVSTKDNWVCAVQAGPELLGSLVLAGRRDLSDPDRRLFERAGVVTALLLMLRRSVVRAEDEVRGELLTDLLTAPGRNPRALLARGRRLGIDLSAPHAVLVAHADGGSRRRAASAAARHATLVGVHAEEVVLLAPGDPDELARRVAADLGSATGRPVTVGAAGPASGPSAIADAHAEAARCVRALLALGRAGEGAAMAGLGFLGQLLGDRADLDAFVRRTLGPVLDYDERRGTELVATLRAYFANGAQLARTKDVLHVHVNTVVQRLERVASLLGEDWQAPDRALEIQLALRLLRLGSR; via the coding sequence ATGACCGCCGTGACCGCACCTTCGGACGCGCTGCGCCGGCTGCTCGACCTGCTCGCCTCCGGGGCGAGCACCGAGCAGCTGGCGCACGTCGTCGTGGCCGCCCGTGCCGAGGGCGCCCTCGACGCGGCCGACCTGGCCGCGCTGGCCAGCGCGGGCGAGCTGGCCCTGCGGATCCGCGAGACACTGGCCGAGCACCGGCGGCGCGAAGCCCAGCTCACCGCATTGTTCGAGACTGCGAGCGAGCTCGCCGCGCTGTCCGACCCGGACACCGTGCTGCGCTCGATCGTCCGGCGGGCACGGGCGCTGCTCGGCGTCGACGTCTCCTATCTGAGCCTGAACAACGAAGCCGAGGGGAAGACCTACATCCGGGTCAGCGACGGCTCGGTGTCGGCGGAGTTCCAGCAGATCGTGCTGGGCATGGGGGAGGGCCTCGGCGGGCTGGTGGCGCAGACCGCGCGGCCGTACGCGACGTCGGACTACTTCAACGACGACCGGTTCAAGCACACCCGCCACATCGACTCCGGCGTCGAAGACGAAGGCCTGACCGCGATCCTCGGCGTCCCGCTGGCGATCGGGCCGAAGGTGCTCGGCGTGCTGTTCGCGTCCGACCGCGCCACCCGGGAGTTCTCCGCCGACGAGGTCGCGCTGCTGTCGTCGCTGGCCGACCACGCGGCGATCGCACTGGACAGCGCGAACCTCCTCGACCAGACCCGCCGCGCGGTCGCGGAGCTCAACGAGGCCAACGCGACGATGGAACGCGCCGAGGACGCGCACGACCGGCTGACCGACCTGGTGCTGCGCGGCGGCGACCTGCCGGACGTCGCCGACGCCGTCGCCGGCGTGCTGCACGGGAACCTCACGGTGTACGACGCCGACGGCACGCTCCTGGCCAGTTCGGCGGAGCCGGTGGCGCTCGACCCGGACGCCCTCGCCGCGGCCCGCGCGAGCGGCCGCGCGGTGTCCACAAAGGACAACTGGGTGTGCGCGGTGCAGGCGGGCCCCGAGCTGCTCGGCAGCCTGGTGCTGGCCGGCCGGCGTGACCTGTCCGACCCCGACCGGCGGCTGTTCGAGCGCGCCGGCGTCGTGACGGCGTTGCTGCTGATGCTGCGGCGGTCGGTGGTGCGCGCGGAGGACGAGGTCCGCGGCGAGCTGTTGACCGACCTGCTCACCGCCCCCGGCCGCAACCCCCGGGCCCTGCTGGCCCGCGGCCGCCGGCTGGGCATCGACCTCTCGGCCCCGCACGCGGTCCTGGTCGCCCACGCCGACGGCGGCTCGCGGCGGCGCGCCGCGAGCGCGGCGGCCCGGCACGCGACGCTGGTCGGGGTGCACGCGGAGGAGGTCGTGCTGCTCGCACCGGGCGACCCGGACGAGCTGGCCCGCCGCGTGGCGGCCGACCTCGGCTCGGCGACGGGCCGCCCGGTCACGGTGGGCGCGGCGGGCCCGGCGAGCGGCCCGTCGGCGATCGCGGACGCCCACGCGGAGGCGGCCCGCTGCGTCCGGGCGCTGCTGGCCCTCGGCCGCGCGGGCGAAGGCGCGGCGATGGCCGGGCTGGGCTTCCTCGGCCAGCTGCTCGGCGACCGCGCGGACCTGGACGCGTTCGTCCGCCGCACCCTGGGCCCGGTACTGGACTACGACGAGCGCCGCGGCACGGAGCTGGTCGCGACGCTGCGGGCGTACTTCGCGAACGGTGCGCAGCTGGCGCGGACGAAGGACGTGCTGCACGTCCACGTGAACACGGTGGTGCAGCGGCTGGAGCGGGTGGCGTCGTTGCTGGGGGAGGACTGGCAGGCCCCGGACCGTGCCCTGGAGATCCAGCTGGCCCTGCGCTTGCTGCGGCTCGGATCGCGGTGA
- a CDS encoding MFS transporter, with product MSQPHRSAIAKIVGASLIGTTIEWYDFFLYTSAAALVFNKLFFPTASPLTGTLLAFLTYAVGFLARPIGGLVFGHFGDRLGRKKLLVVSLVLMGGSTCLMGVLPTYATAGVVAPLLLTLLRLVQGFALGGEWGGAVLIVSEHGDDRRRGFWASWPQCGAPGGNLLATAVLAILSATQSDATFMSWGWRVPFLLSGALLLIGLWIRLAVAESPVFLAAQRQAEARAEKHVPVVDVFRNSWRQVLITIGARMAENVSYYVITAFILVYVTTGLHLPKGVGLTAVLIGSAVHFVTIPVWGALSDRVGRRPVYLFGAIGMAVWGFAFFALLDTKSSAVIVLAATVGLVLHGAMYGPQAAFFAEQFPTRVRYTGLSVGGQLSSIAAGAVAPLIAVALFSAWGSTVPVSLYVAAMCLITVIALLAARETRGESLHDDVEAEKAAVSP from the coding sequence GTGAGCCAACCCCACCGGTCGGCGATCGCCAAGATCGTCGGCGCGAGCCTGATCGGCACCACCATCGAGTGGTACGACTTCTTCCTCTACACCTCCGCCGCCGCCCTCGTCTTCAACAAGCTGTTCTTCCCGACGGCGAGCCCGCTCACCGGCACGCTGCTGGCGTTCCTGACCTACGCCGTCGGGTTCCTGGCCCGCCCGATCGGCGGCCTGGTCTTCGGCCATTTCGGCGACCGGCTCGGCCGGAAGAAGCTGCTGGTCGTCAGCCTGGTGCTGATGGGCGGCTCGACCTGCCTGATGGGCGTCCTGCCGACGTACGCCACCGCGGGGGTCGTGGCGCCGCTGCTGCTCACGCTGCTGCGGCTCGTCCAGGGCTTCGCGCTCGGCGGCGAGTGGGGCGGCGCCGTCCTGATCGTCTCCGAACACGGTGACGACCGCCGCCGCGGGTTCTGGGCGAGCTGGCCGCAGTGCGGCGCGCCCGGCGGCAACCTCCTCGCGACCGCCGTCCTGGCGATCCTGTCCGCGACGCAGTCCGACGCGACCTTCATGTCCTGGGGCTGGCGCGTTCCGTTCCTGCTCTCGGGCGCGCTGCTGCTGATCGGGCTGTGGATCCGGCTGGCCGTCGCCGAGTCGCCGGTGTTCCTCGCCGCCCAGCGGCAGGCCGAGGCGCGCGCGGAAAAGCACGTCCCGGTCGTCGACGTCTTCCGCAACAGCTGGCGCCAGGTGCTGATCACGATCGGCGCGCGGATGGCCGAGAACGTCTCGTACTACGTGATCACCGCGTTCATCCTGGTCTACGTCACGACCGGGCTGCACCTGCCGAAGGGCGTCGGCCTGACCGCGGTGCTCATCGGCTCGGCCGTGCACTTCGTGACGATCCCGGTGTGGGGCGCGCTGTCCGACCGCGTCGGCCGCCGTCCGGTTTACCTGTTCGGCGCGATCGGGATGGCCGTGTGGGGCTTCGCGTTCTTCGCGCTGCTCGACACGAAGTCGTCGGCGGTGATCGTGCTGGCCGCGACCGTCGGGCTGGTGCTGCACGGCGCGATGTACGGCCCGCAGGCCGCCTTCTTCGCCGAGCAGTTCCCGACCCGGGTGCGCTACACCGGCCTCTCGGTCGGCGGGCAGCTGTCGTCGATCGCCGCGGGGGCCGTCGCCCCGCTGATCGCCGTCGCGCTGTTCTCGGCCTGGGGCAGCACCGTGCCGGTGTCGCTGTACGTCGCGGCGATGTGCCTGATCACGGTGATCGCGCTGCTCGCCGCCCGCGAGACCCGCGGCGAATCGCTGCACGACGACGTCGAGGCGGAGAAGGCGGCCGTTTCGCCCTAG